The Neurospora crassa OR74A linkage group IV, whole genome shotgun sequence genome has a segment encoding these proteins:
- a CDS encoding acetylxylan esterase, translating to MKLTTTFALLQIPILASASPLQDRQSCPKVHIFGARETTAPAGYGTSAGLVNSIAAAYPGSTKEAIVYPACGGQSSCGGVSYDNSASQGTAAVVRAVTNLNSRCPDTKIVLVGYSQGGQIMDNALCGGAGATLTGNALKAVKAAIFMGDPHNVVGLPYNVGTCRAKGFAARPSGFQCSPASPSIIQSYCDSADPYCCNGNDANSHQQYVNKYGQQALAFVKKLVDAA from the exons ATGaaactcaccaccaccttcgcTCTCCTCCAGATCCCCATCCTCGCCTCCGCCAGCCCTCTCCAAGACCGTCAATCCTGTCCCAAAGTCCACATCTTCGGCGCCCGCGAGACCACCGCCCCGGCCGGCTACGGCACCTCAGCCGGCCTCGTCAACAgcatcgccgccgcctacCCCGGCTCCACCAAGGAAGCCATCGTGTACCCCGCCTGCGGCGGACAATCCTCGTGCGGGGGCGTGTCCTATGATAACAGTGCCTCGCAGGGGACCGCGGCGGTAGTGAGAGCCGTGACGAACTTGAACAGCAGGTGCCCGGATACCAAGATCGTGCTGGTCGGGTATTCCCAGGGCGGACAGATCATGGATAATGCGCTGTGTGGAGGGGCGGGGGCGACGTTGACGGGGAATGCACTCAAGGCTGTGAAGGCGGCGATCTTTATGGGGGATCCGCACAATGTGGTGGGGTTGCCGTATAATGTTGGGACGTGTAGGGCGAAGGGG TTTGCGGCCCGCCCGAGCGGATTTCAGTGCTCCCCTGCGAGTCCGTCGATTATCCAGAGCTATTGCGACTCGGCTGATCCGTATTGCTGCAATGGCAATGATGCCAACTCGCATCAGCAGTATGTCAACAAGTATGGACAGCAGGCGTTGGCGTTTGTGAAGAAGTTGGTGGATGCCGCTTGA
- a CDS encoding 5'-nucleotidase yields the protein MASLGKLLSTAGLLLLGSHGMLASAEDHLISERKLSKRFIDEKGNYNISFYHINDVHAHLDQFSSSGTDCTNPAKGCYGGYSRVKTIINETRPSHKDSLVLNCGDEFQGTMFFSYYGGEKIAETLNQIGFDGMTLGNHEWDKGDEVLGQFLENLTFPIISANVFSDNARLNRTIKPYHIYEEYDLAIIGVTTETVPSISSPGPGTKFTDAIQAVQDTIDHIRSTTSIKRIAAITHIGYDEDQRLAKETTGLYLIMGGHSHTPLGDFPGAVGPYPTIVKNKDGDEVFIVTAYRWGEYLGYIDVTYDADGKILEYHGGPIHLTNTTKQDEGLQKQIDAWRVPFEEYSKQVVGTSNVVLEQSTCQSKECTFGDFICDAMLDYRLNASTDGLAPSFALTNSGGIRASIDVGPITRGEVLTAFPFGNAVVEITLSGQQLWDVLAGIVARVNKANGKAVTSFLQVSRGIKIEYQPTNSPDNGVGTLAAVTIGGEKLDMTKQYKVVTIDFVAGGGDNFFAEAISNLVVLDTLDEVLVNYIKEKTPVDVELDGRIAPYSKCGGRKKSKKVRRERE from the coding sequence ATGGCGTCTCTCGGCAAGCTCCTCTCAACGGCCGGCCTGCTGCTCTTGGGCAGCCATGGCATGTTGGCTTCGGCCGAGGACCACTTGATCAGCGAGCGCAAGCTCTCCAAGCGCTTCATCGACGAGAAGGGTAACTACAACATCTCCTTCTACCACATCAACGATGTCCACGCCCATCTCGATCagttctcctcctctggcACCGACTGCACCAACCCGGCCAAGGGCTGCTACGGCGGTTATTCCCGCGTCAAGACCATCATCAACGAGACCCGCCCTTCGCACAAGGACTCTCTTGTCCTCAACTGCGGCGATGAGTTTCAGGGCACCATGTTCTTCTCCTACTACGGTGGCGAGAAGATTGCCGAGACCCTCAACCAGATCGGCTTCGACGGCATGACGCTGGGCAACCACGAGTGGGACAAGGGTGATGAAGTGCTCGGCCAGTTCCTCGAGAACCTCACCTTCCCCATCATCTCGGCCAACGTCTTCTCCGACAACGCGCGCCTCAACCGCACCATCAAGCCCTACCACATCTACGAGGAGTATGACCTCGCCATCATCGGCGTCACCACCGAGACCGTgccctccatctcctcgccCGGCCCGGGCACCAAGTTCACCGACGCTATCCAGGCCGTCCAGGACACCATCGACCACATCcgctccaccacctccatcaaGCGCATTGCCGCCATCACGCACATTGGGTACGACGAGGACCAGCGTCTCGCCAAGGAAACCACGGGTCTCTACCTCATCATGGGCGGCCACAGTCACACCCCTCTCGGCGACTTCCCCGGTGCCGTGGGTCCTTACCCGACCATTGTCAAGAACAAGGACGGCGACGAGGTATTCATCGTTACCGCCTACCGCTGGGGCGAGTACTTGGGATACATCGACGTCACCTACGACGCCGATGGCAAGATCCTCGAGTACCATGGCGGTCCGATCCACCtgaccaacaccaccaagcaAGATGAGGGTCTCCAGAAGCAAATCGACGCGTGGCGCGTGCCCTTCGAGGAGTACTCCAAGCAGGTGGTCGGCACCAGCAACGTCGTTCTCGAGCAGTCCACCTGCCAGTCCAAGGAGTGCACCTTTGGCGACTTCATCTGCGACGCCATGCTTGACTACCGCCTTAACGCTTCCACCGATGGTCTCGCCCCCTCGTTCGCCCTCACCAACTCCGGTGGTATTCGTGCCTCGATTGACGTCGGCCCGATCACCCGCGGCGAGGTCCTCACTGCTTTCCCCTTCGGCAACGCCGTCGTCGAAATCACTCTCTCCGGCCAACAACTTTGGGACGTCCTCGCTGGTATCGTCGCTCGTGTCAACAAGGCCAACGGCAAGGCCGTCACGTCTTTCCTCCAGGTCTCCCGCGGCATCAAGATCGAGTATCAGCCTACCAACTCTCCTGACAACGGCGTCGGTACGCTGGCTGCTGTCACCATCGGCGGCGAGAAGCTGGACATGACGAAGCAGTACAAGGTGGTCACCATTGACTTTGTCGCCGGTGGGGGAGACAACTTCTTCGCTGAGGCGATCAGCAACTTGGTGGTGCTGGATACCTTGGATGAGGTCCTGGTGAACTACATCAAGGAGAAGACGCCGGTGGATGTGGAGTTGGATGGCCGCATTGCTCCCTACAGCAAGTGTGGTGGACGcaagaagtccaagaaggtgagaagggagagggagtAA
- a CDS encoding Axe2, producing MWTIVARFVEAAASVSHYARDEPCATGLHMIVARGSTEDPGLGRIGVVARNVSQLIPGSTISAIDYPATLENYTTSEEKGAMGFEKMLIEYHEKCPDTKVALLGYSQGAHAMMDSICGGIPGEGSDYQASKGYLEVFNESVVAAVAYGDPSHTAGAPWNLGTSTKTGIFPRNNTASCLPFASHIASWCDTGDIYCDSGSSLTVHGSYFANYTMDSVKWIVEKYKASGGSSTSTDSTPSSTSTGVAVPTGSGTVTGGATASASASGKPAEGAAVSVRGSVVMVMAGVVGAVGMGLGLF from the exons ATGTGGACAATCGTTGCCCGCTTTGTCGAGGCCGCCGCCTCCGTCTCCCACTACGCCCGTGATGAGCCCTGCGCGACCGGCCTTCACATGATCGTCGCCCGCGGCAGCACCGAAGATCCCGGTCTCGGGCGGATCGGCGTTGTCGCCCGGAACGTCTCCCAACTCATTCCCGGATCGACCATTTCGGCCATCGACTATCCCGCCACTTTGGAGAACTATACCACCtcggaggagaagggagcCATGGGTTTTGAGAAGATGCTCATTGAGTACCATGAGAAGTGCCCGGACACCAAGGTGGCCCTGCTGGGTTACTCCCAGGGCGCGCATGCCATGATGGACTCGATCTGTGGCGGAATTCCTGGAGAGGGCTCGGATTATCAGGCTAGCAAGGGATACCTGGAGGTGTTCAACGAGTCGG TCGTTGCGGCCGTCGCCTACGGTGACCCCAGCCACACAGCGGGCGCTCCCTGGAACCTTGGCACCAGCACAAAGACTGGC ATCTTCCCCCGCAACAACACCGCCTCATGCCTGCCCTTCGCTTCGCACATCGCCTCTTGGTGCGACACGGGCGACATTTACTGCGATTCTGGCTCGTCTCTCACCGTGCACGGCAGTTACTTTGCCAACTACACCATGGATAGTGTCAAGTGGATCGTTGAGAAGTACAAGGCCTCGGGTGGTAGCTCGACCTCCACTGATTCTACTCCCTCGTCCACGTCGACTGGCGTTGCTGTCCCCACTGGATCTGGAACGGTCACCGGGGGCGCGACTGCCAGCGCTTCTGCTTCGGGCAAGCCTGCTGAGGGTGCTGCGGTCAGCGTGAGGGGATCGGTTGTGATGGTTAtggctggtgttgttggtgctgtcGGTATGGGTCTTGGTCTCTTCTAG